A region of Vitis riparia cultivar Riparia Gloire de Montpellier isolate 1030 chromosome 1, EGFV_Vit.rip_1.0, whole genome shotgun sequence DNA encodes the following proteins:
- the LOC117915146 gene encoding disease resistance protein Pik-2-like, translating into MGAEALVKFLAQRLDYLLSKETENFSGLSGQILQLKSKLDESGCFIQTLDRSKYGNESVRQWIRELRDTIYDVEDLVDQFITGANVSDESEKALLIIRCGSDLESIQVRLTQILDRKPQCDTSASSAGGGHGESSSSFVDPGDQSLALLVSEYMSLPYYLRSCLMYCCVFPAKCGLSKGTLTRIWMAEGIIQAKSGEILEDVAEEYIEKLVSLGLLETELDCRIEFKVPYPLRRFLVDEMMEENFIIACSHSEPIIPATARHVSIHNCWNDAIPNLNDLPIRSLFVVGIRYWEHPKFTFYGLKYLRVLHLEWMRNMVKLPGIGRLKNLQSVKGVYARGSISRELGCLTQLRELGVLNDYDVGELSTSIMKMSGLLSLTLTVSLIFDEDLLDTSEPFSPPPFLRKLQLEGRLVSLPDWLSSTENLTKLRLGFSHLFENPNAVLQFLPNLKHLTLWKAYNAKQIGKEFCPAGGFPKLEVLVIASYNLVEWTEIEKGALPSLKYLHFHSCSRLMILPEGLQYVTTLQKLILFPFHGDHARRLDPERGIEHYKIKHIPKVRFFE; encoded by the exons ATGGGGGCAGAAGCTTTAGTGAAATTCTTGGCACAGAGACTGGATTACTTGTTATCCAAAGAGACCGAAAACTTTTCAGGCCTGAGTGGACAAATCCTGCAGCTGAAAAGCAAACTCGATGAAAGCGGATGTTTCATTCAAACTCTGGATCGAAGCAAATATGGAAATGAGTCTGTTCGGCAATGGATCCGGGAGCTAAGGGACACCATCTACGATGTGGAAGATCTCGTGGATCAGTTCATTACTGGGGCAAATGTTTCAGATGAGTCTGAAAAGGCTCTCTTGATCATCCGTTGTGGGAGTGATTTGGAGAGTATCCAAGTACGCCTCACCCAAATCTTGGATCGAAAGCCGCAGTGCGATACATCCGCTTCTTCAGCAGGAGGGGGCCATGGAGAGAGCTCTTCTAGCTTCGTTGATCCAGGTGATCAATCTTTAGCCTTACTGGTGTCCGAGTATATGAGTTTACCGTATTACCTTAGGTCCTGCTTGATGTACTGTTGTGTCTTTCCTGCGAAATGTGGGCTAAGCAAAGGAACGTTGACACGGATCTGGATGGCTGAAGGTATCATACAAGCGAAATCAGGAGAAATTCTGGAGGATGTAGCTGAAGAGTATATTGAGAAACTAGTTAGCCTTGGTTTGCTTGAAACAGAACTGGACTGCAGAATTGAATTCAAAGTTCCATATCCACTTCGCCGATTTTTAGTCGATGAAATGATGGAAGAAAACTTCATCATTGCCTGTTCACATTCAGAACCTATTATCCCCGCCACTGCTCGTCATGTCTCCATCCACAACTGTTGGAATGATGCAATACCAAACTTGAACGATCTTCCAATTCGTTCACTGTTTGTTGTTGGGATAAGATACTGGGAACACCCGAAATTTACATTCTACGGACTCAAGTATTTGAGGGTGCTTCACTTAGAATGGATGAGGAATATGGTGAAGTTACCAG GTATTGGGAGATTGAAAAACCTTCAGAGTGTCAAAGGAGTTTATGCTCGTGGCAGCATTTCGAGAGAGTTAGGTTGCTTAACCCAGCTCAGGGAACTTGGGGTGTTGAATGATTATGACGTAGGTGAACTGTCTACCTCTATCATGAAGATGAGCGGCCTTTTGTCCTTAACTTTAACTGTTAGCTTAATTTTTGATGAAGATCTTCTGGACACTTCGGAGCCATTTTCACCACCACCATTCCTCAGAAAACTCCAATTAGAAGGCCGTCTAGTTAGTTTACCTGACTGGCTTAGTTCAACCGAAAATCTTACTAAACTAAGATTAGGCTTCTCCCATCTATTTGAGAACCCCAATGCAGTGCTTCAGTTTCTCCCCAATTTGAAGCATCTTACTCTATGGAAAGCCTACAATGCTAAACAAATTGGGAAAGAATTCTGCCCGGCAGGTGGGTTTCCAAAGTTAGAGGTGCTTGTCATCGCTTCATACAACCTAGTAGAGTGGACTGAGATTGAAAAGGGGGCTCTGCCCAGCCTGAAATACCTGCACTTCCACTCCTGCTCTAGGTTGATGATTCTTCCGGAAGGATTGCAGTATGTGACTACACTACAAAAActcattctttttcctttccatgGGGATCATGCCCGAAGATTAGATCCTGAAAGAGGTATAGAGCACTACAAAATCAAACACATACCGAAGGTGCGATTTTTCGAATAG
- the LOC117912625 gene encoding L-tryptophan--pyruvate aminotransferase 1, with protein sequence MATMTVKMPREEPAVSYASRYSLPAEPKDNDTNSNLCSGPVILLSHGDPTGFKPFWRSVGDKCKVTIDSCDFMSYLTDTGTVCWFLEKELEEAIRQLHRTVGNAVTDDRHILVGTGSTQLYHAALYALTSPGGPEPVNVVSAVPYYSSYPEETNFLCSALYKWAGDAYTFDKKEPYIELVTMPNNPDGQVRGPMVNRNDGKLIHDLAYYWPQYTPITAQADYDIMLFTFSKSMGHAGSRIGWAVVKDKDVAIKMTKYIELNSIGVSRESQHRAAKILGAVSDSSQCIGANFFQYGKSLMAERWTKIREVISRSRLFSLPKYMEEYCQFSGEETEPHPAFAWLKCNNDIEDLEIFLRRYKIMGRGGSLFGSDPKHVRVSMLGDEETFNLFLERLSSIQDTITNSNGNGIKFDELERKQIR encoded by the exons ATGGCGACCATGACCGTGAAGATGCCTAGAGAAGAGCCGGCGGTGTCTTACGCTAGCAGATATTCATTGCCAGCTGAGCCTAAAGACAACGACACAAACTCCAATCTCTGCTCCGGTCCTGTTATCCTTCTCTCACA TGGAGATCCAACGGGGTTCAAGCCTTTCTGGCGAAGCGTGGGCGACAAATGTAAGGTGACGATCGATAGCTGTGATTTTATGAGCTACCTGACCGATACTGGAACAGTGTGTTGGTTTCTGGAGAAGGAACTGGAGGAGGCAATCAGGCAATTACATCGTACGGTTGGGAATGCAGTAACGGACGATCGGCATATCTTGGTGGGGACAGGTTCGACCCAGCTCTATCACGCCGCGCTCTACGCTCTCACCTCTCCCGGGGGGCCTGAGCCCGTGAATGTGGTGTCTGCGGTTCCATACTATTCG TCATACCCAGAAGAGACGAACTTCTTGTGTTCAGCTCTGTACAAATGGGCTGGTGATGCATACACATTTGATAAGAAAGAACCTTACATAGAGCTGGTCACCATGCCCAACAATCCAGATGGTCAAGTTCGAGGCCCCATGGTGAACCGAAATGACGGCAAGCTCATTCATGATCTTGCCTATTATTGGCCACAATATACACCTATTACTGCTCAGGCCGACTATGATATTATGCTGTTTACATTTTCCAAAAGTATGGGACATGCAGGATCTCGAATTGG gTGGGCTGTGGTGAAGGATAAGGACGTGGCTATAAAGATGACTAAATACATTGAGCTTAACTCAATTGGTGTATCGAGAGAATCTCAGCATCGTGCTGCTAAAATTCTCGGCGCGGTATCTGATAGCAGCCAATGCATTGGGGCCAACTTCTTCCAATATGGCAAAAGCCTCATGGCTGAAAGATGGACAAAAATCAGAGAGGTTATCAGTCGTAGCAGACTCTTCAGCCTGCCAAAGTATATGGAAGAGTATTGCCAATTCAGCGGTGAAGAAACTGAACCACATCCTG CCTTTGCATGGTTGAAGTGCAACAATGACATTGAGGACTTGGAGATTTTTCTTAGAAGATATAAGATTATGGGGAGAGGTGGGAGCCTATTTGGTTCTGATCCAAAGCATGTTAGAGTCAGTATGCTGGGCGATGAAGAGACATTCAACCTCTTCTTAGAGAGGTTATCGTCTATTCAGGATACCATTACTAATAGTAATGGTAATGGAATTAAATTTGATGAATTGGAGAGGAAGCAGATAAGATGA
- the LOC117925154 gene encoding lipase-like isoform X1, giving the protein MIRLWILALQMSELFVSSVVHLVYGFYIFSTAVAFDLSQALNDCFKPNVNIEVKEDESRGGSPSVDGLPPIVLVHGIFGFGKGRLGGLSYFAGAEKKDERVLVPDLGSLTSIYDRARELFYYLKGGQVDYGEEHSKACGHSQFGRIYEQGNYPEWDEDHPIHFVGHSAGAQVVRVLQQMLADKAFKGYENSSENWVLSITSLSGAFNGTTRTYLDGMQPEDGRCLKPICLLQLCRLGVIVYDWFDIPWLKAYYNFGFDHFNLSWKKIGVWGLVDCLLGNTGPFVSGDWILPDLTIQGSIRLNYHLNTFPNTFYFSYATKRTRKIMGVTVPSSILGIHPMLFIRVLQMSQWRHPPDVPPPYKGYRDEDWQDNDGALNTISMTHPRIPIEHPSHFVVNDSECQPLQPGIWYYKIVEADHVLFIVNRERAGVQFDLIYDSIFERCRKHVFRKTPPTLPDQSVPNQ; this is encoded by the exons ATGATCAGATTATGGATACTAGCGCTGCAGATGTCGGAGCTGTTTGTGAGCTCTGTGGTGCATTTAGTATATGGGTTTTACATATTCAGCACAGCTGTGGCTTTTGATCTTTCCCAGGCTTTGAATGATTGTTTTAAGCCTAATGTGAATATTGAGGTGAAGGAGGACGAGTCCAGAGGGGGAAGCCCCAGTGTCGATGGTCTTCCTCCCATTGTTCTGGTTCATGGAATCTTTGGATTTGGCAAAGGG AGATTGGGAGGCTTGTCCTATTTCGCCGGGGCGgagaagaaggatgagagggTTCTCGTTCCTGATTTGGGGTCCTTAACCAGCATATATGATAG GGCACGTGAATTGTTCTATTATTTGAAAGGTGGGCAAGTGGATTATGGCGAAGAACACAGCAAGGCTTGTGGGCACTCCCAGTTTGGTCGTATTTACGAACAAG GGAATTACCCTGAGTGGGACGAGGATCACCCCATTCACTTTGTTGGGCACTCAGCTGGAGCACAGGTTGTCCGTGTGTTGCAGCAAATGCTTGCTGATAAG GCATTCAAGGGGTATGAGAACTCTTCTGAGAACTGGGTGTTAAGTATAACATCCTTATCAGGGGCCTTCAATGGGACTACAAGAACCTATTTAGATGGAATGCA GCCAGAAGATGGGAGATGCTTGAAGCCTATATGTCTGCTTCAGCTTTGTCGCTTGGGAGTAATAGTATATGATTGGTTTGACATTCCATGGCTAAAGGCCTATTACAATTTTGGGTTTGATCACTTCAACCTGTCCTGGAAAAAAATTGGTGTTTGGGGTCTTGTTGACTGCCTCTTGGGGAATACCGGTCCATTTGTCTCAGGAGATTGGATCCTCCCAGATCTTACAATACAGGGGTCCATACGACTCAACTACCATCTGAATACCTTCCCTAATACATTCTATTTCAGCTATGCTACCAAGCGAACTCGGAAGATCATGGGTGTGACAGTTCCTTCTAGCATACTTGGAATCCACCCTATGCTTTTTATCAGAGTCTTGCAGATGAGCCAATGGCGTCATCCTCCAGATGTCCCACCTCCTTACAAAGGCTACAG GGATGAGGATTGGCAGGACAATGACGGAGCACTGAACACCATCTCCATGACACATCCCCGTATCCCAATTGAACACCCAAGCCATTTTGTCGTAAATGATTCAGAGTGCCAACCCTTGCAACCAGGCATCTG GTACTACAAGATTGTGGAAGCTGATCACGTACTTTTCATTGTGAATAGGGAGCGGGCAGGAGTTCAATTTGACTTGATATATGACAGTATTTTCGAGCGCTGCAGAAAGCATGTATTTAGGAAGACTCCCCCAACTCTACCTGACCAATCAGTTCCCAACCAATAG
- the LOC117925154 gene encoding lipase-like isoform X2, producing MIRLWILALQMSELFVSSVVHLVYGFYIFSTAVAFDLSQALNDCFKPNVNIEVKEDESRGGSPSVDGLPPIVLVHGIFGFGKGRLGGLSYFAGAEKKDERVLVPDLGSLTSIYDRARELFYYLKGGQVDYGEEHSKACGHSQFGRIYEQGNYPEWDEDHPIHFVGHSAGAQVVRVLQQMLADKAFKGYENSSENWVLSITSLSGAFNGTTRTYLDGMQPEDGRCLKPICLLQLCRLGVIVYDWFDIPWLKAYYNFGFDHFNLSWKKIGVWGLVDCLLGNTGPFVSGDWILPDLTIQGSIRLNYHLNTFPNTFYFSYATKRTRKIMGVTVPSSILGIHPMLFIRVLQMSQWRHPPDVPPPYKGYSWSWIMQWLMH from the exons ATGATCAGATTATGGATACTAGCGCTGCAGATGTCGGAGCTGTTTGTGAGCTCTGTGGTGCATTTAGTATATGGGTTTTACATATTCAGCACAGCTGTGGCTTTTGATCTTTCCCAGGCTTTGAATGATTGTTTTAAGCCTAATGTGAATATTGAGGTGAAGGAGGACGAGTCCAGAGGGGGAAGCCCCAGTGTCGATGGTCTTCCTCCCATTGTTCTGGTTCATGGAATCTTTGGATTTGGCAAAGGG AGATTGGGAGGCTTGTCCTATTTCGCCGGGGCGgagaagaaggatgagagggTTCTCGTTCCTGATTTGGGGTCCTTAACCAGCATATATGATAG GGCACGTGAATTGTTCTATTATTTGAAAGGTGGGCAAGTGGATTATGGCGAAGAACACAGCAAGGCTTGTGGGCACTCCCAGTTTGGTCGTATTTACGAACAAG GGAATTACCCTGAGTGGGACGAGGATCACCCCATTCACTTTGTTGGGCACTCAGCTGGAGCACAGGTTGTCCGTGTGTTGCAGCAAATGCTTGCTGATAAG GCATTCAAGGGGTATGAGAACTCTTCTGAGAACTGGGTGTTAAGTATAACATCCTTATCAGGGGCCTTCAATGGGACTACAAGAACCTATTTAGATGGAATGCA GCCAGAAGATGGGAGATGCTTGAAGCCTATATGTCTGCTTCAGCTTTGTCGCTTGGGAGTAATAGTATATGATTGGTTTGACATTCCATGGCTAAAGGCCTATTACAATTTTGGGTTTGATCACTTCAACCTGTCCTGGAAAAAAATTGGTGTTTGGGGTCTTGTTGACTGCCTCTTGGGGAATACCGGTCCATTTGTCTCAGGAGATTGGATCCTCCCAGATCTTACAATACAGGGGTCCATACGACTCAACTACCATCTGAATACCTTCCCTAATACATTCTATTTCAGCTATGCTACCAAGCGAACTCGGAAGATCATGGGTGTGACAGTTCCTTCTAGCATACTTGGAATCCACCCTATGCTTTTTATCAGAGTCTTGCAGATGAGCCAATGGCGTCATCCTCCAGATGTCCCACCTCCTTACAAAGGCTACAG CTGGAGTTGGATAATGCAATGGCTCATGCATTGA